In Ciona intestinalis unplaced genomic scaffold, KH HT000053.2, whole genome shotgun sequence, a single window of DNA contains:
- the LOC100186661 gene encoding transmembrane protein 248-like: MVFCKAVENVRSCLSTRPPLVVFVFCIGMITVAFISFAYYIRFNEIRDPNVYLDWNTYLDNLSKINFCSKWGENSSRAEVESYNISIPMMTVVSMTQQFPAITHMFSVMNGTSLGLGDGFSLKNISVSFQPTVDLHKLCRGEYPCTKVVPACVTIAGPVGSFPNQRHPLTCNNTHSGEGGRLISFLNQPQNCSFLLNTLHKEDEKLYFMVSMDQKTVVHNHLMLSSYFFIIVIFTMVLYGALKGGVKR; encoded by the exons ATGGTGTTTTGCAAAGCTGTTGAAAATGTGAGGTCGTGTTTATCCACACGCCCCCCGCTGGTTGTGTTTGTGTTCTGTATTGGAATGATAACAGTTGCGTTTATATCATTTGCATATTACATTAGATTCAATGAAATTCGAGACCCTAACGTTTATTTG GATTGGAACACCTACTTGGacaatttatcaaaaattaatttttgttcgAAATGGGGCGAAAATTCTTCCCGAGCTGAAGTTGaaagttataatatttctatccCGATGATGACTGTAGTGTCGATGACGCAGCAATTCCCCGCTATTACTCATATGTTTTCAGTAATGAATGGAACAAGCCTTGGTTTAGGAG atggattcagtttgaaaaatatttctgtttcaTTTCAACCAACTGTTGACCTGCATAAACTATGTAGGGGGGAATACCCTTGTACGAAAGTTGTCCCAGCATGTGTGACCATTGCAGGCCCCGTGGGGAGTTTCCCTAATCAAAG GCACCCACTTACATGTAACAACACCCATAGTGGGGAGGGAGGGCGACTCATTAGTTTCTTGAATCAACCACAAAACTGTTCATTCTTGTTAAACACATTGCATAAGGAAGATgaaaagttgtattttatgGTTTCAATG GATCAGAAAACTGTTGTCCACAACCACTTAATGTTAAGTTCATATTTCTTTATCATCGTCATATTTACCATGGTTTTGTATGGCGCGTTGAAAGGAGGGGTGAAGAGATAA
- the LOC100180325 gene encoding uncharacterized protein LOC100180325 translates to MSTFEALCGFDFNFVSSTSGMLRMFALATSGGVFGIISSNKARYSGNSSAYAESAVTELMLWVSVTTWVFTLISFLVQCYGKQFLNKTAEIVMHSTFALAYLTSTILWAVYLTWGSSAYGSPTSYYPSFQVGRVFQNGDHAFIVVLAAASTSTYVTQAIMSMIAKCHV, encoded by the exons ATGTCTACGTTCGAAGCTTTATGTGGGTttgattttaactttgtgtcGAGTACATCTGGTATGTTGCGCATGTTTGCGCTGGCAACAAGCGGTGGGGTGTTCGGTATCATATCATCAAACAAAGCAA GGTACAGCGGTAACTCGAGCGCTTACGCCGAATCAGCGGTAACAGAATTGATGTTGTGGGTATCGGtaacaacatgggtgttcacaTTGATATCGTTCCTCGTTCAATGTTATGGAAAACAATTCCTGAACAAAACTGCGGAGATCGTGATGCACTCCACTTTTGCTCTGGCTTACCTAACATCAACAATATTGTGGGCCGTATATTTG ACATGGGGTTCGTCCGCATACGGGTCTCCGACGTCGTATTATCCATCCTTTCAAGTAGGGCGGGTGTTTCAGAACGGCGACCACGCTTTCATCGTTGTGTTGGCTGCAGCTTCAACTTCAACATACGTCACTCAAGCTATTATGTCCATGATTGCCAAGTGTCACGTGTAG
- the LOC100182670 gene encoding uncharacterized protein LOC100182670: MATSGLSPYCDVIIYFHSYSKASCSTMFEVIFNCLLFFVILTGCDVTKGGRNVTLDCASQRPVSCERKIFVRQNRGVLVSPTKSRLDHSCCWSGNWVDVTSQRLGETSVGNETLMTCFNMDERKVEKVSMKFMAQVIEGREVAWFKAKLKPSADYKVVSCKQHLYNGSTHEDRTTLLVKFPPLFLRHVIKFNVMIGRMNAIDIPVFSHPANMRRRNVRIQKQGLNFTHFYLRHTGRNRQDIVMHFPQLSINDVGNYSVVIHTSHHVVSTVVILNPSNKDEGVNENHVIIIVISCLCVVLVVMVVLCCFYGSKPRCRIRSSSSNGASLVGLNIDVAESTGVGDDVFLPVPPRSKKQSLKSLKRETIDQSKFDSEVTYMNDDVGNDDVDEDGYLQPIRINEHDYVAFDDGQRHQATTPPAPSRTNQDETQFTYENF, from the exons ATGGCGACATCCGGTTTGTCTccctattgtgatgtcataatatactTTCACAGTTACAGTAAGGCAAGCTGTTCAACAATGTTcgaagttatttttaattgtttattgttctttgttattttaactggatgtgacgtcacgaaag GGGGCAGAAACGTCACCCTTGATTGCGCCTCCCAGCGGCCAGTAAGTTGTGAGAGAAAAATCTTTGTTCGCCAAAACAGAGGAGTTTTAgtttcacccacaaagtcacgGCTGGATCACTCTTGTTGTTGGTCAG GTAATTGGgtggatgtgacgtcacaaaggttAGGAGAAACGTCGGTTGGCAACGAAACCTTGATGACGTGTTTTAACATGGATGAGCGGAAAGTCGAAAAAGTTTCGATGAAGTTCATGGCGCAAGTAATCGAGGGTCGAGAG gtTGCGTGGTTTAAAGCGAAGTTGAAGCCATCGGCGGATTATAAAGTGGTTTCgtgtaaacaacatttatacaACGGTTCTACGCACGAGGATAGAACGACATTGTTGGTGAAAT TCCCGCCATTATTCCTTCGTCACGTGATCAAGTTCAACGTTATGATTGGTCGAATGAACGCCATAGATATCCCAGTGTTCTCCCACCCAGCCAACATGAGAAGACGGAACGTTCGTATTCAAAAACAAG GTCTTAATTTCACCCACTTTTACCTACGTCATACCGGCAGGAACAGACAAGACATAGTTATGCATTTTCCGCAG ttgtCCATCAATGACGTGGGCAACTATAGTGTCGTCATACATACGTCACACCACGTAGTTTCAACCGTGGTCATTTTAAACCCATCAAATAAAGATGAGGGCGTCAACGAGAACCACGTGATCATAATCGTCATATCCTGTTTATGCGTAGTGTTAGTGGTGATggttgttttatgttgtttctatggatCCAAACCAAGGTGTCGCATTAGGTCAAGTAGTTCAA ATGGCGCGTCGTTGGTCGGCTTGAATATAGACGTCGCTGAGTCGACGGGTGTTGG TGATGACGTGTTCCTTCCTGTCCCCCCACGTTCGAAGAAGCAATCATTGAAGTCATTGAAGCGTGAAACCATCGACCAATCAAAGTTCGACTCGGAAGTGACGTACATGAATGATGACGTAGGTAATGATGACGTAGACGAAGATGGTTATCTGCAGCCGATACGCATCAATGAGCATGATTACGTAGCATTCGATGACGGCCAACGACACCAAGCCACTACACCGCCTGCTCCCAGCCGGACCAATCAAGATGAAACGCAATTTACTTACGAGAACTTTTGa
- the LOC101242551 gene encoding ensconsin-like yields the protein MVGLLPESEMRARLLKDEEAYVKWERSQHERRKRMEEQRSKEEGRRREIEMRKKKQMEEEKKRAEEIVARTDQQVAVVMRQKRNASVDRTKRWSWGVGDSPTTGNPQPENRFSRSPLVLSTTHMAFASGLRSYDTSPSNKQQCAPQPQLTEASPVSPRLLAPTKASRARSRTNEHDDSLDSKERPTSAKSDTSASSTKSHETKKKTTRTPSPAMRNKVQSVQNKSPVTSSRSRGVSPKPSRTTRSSSPALERTTNERKKTPLREKPHVGKSTPPTIKQSLRPDVLGRKLKTSPVVKSPKGIPPDGIVKKQRNKKVDSPIGRGVGKKAANGGVGSLNNGENEVLFVDDNVEQPIDGVVGVKVDEDVVGAEGVKDGQQHGGVKDDQQHGGVKDDQQHGGVKDDQQHGGVKDDQQHGGVKDDQQHGGVKDDQQHGARGRKAR from the exons ATGGTTGGTTTGTTGCCAGAATCTGAGATGCGAGCTCGTTTATTGAAAGACGAGGAAGCTTACGTTAAATGGGAACGATCGCAACATGAGAGGAGGAAGAGAATGGAGGAGCAGAGGAGCAAGGAGGAGGGGAGGAGGAGGGAGATTGAAATGAGAAAGAAGAAACAAATGGAGGAGGAAAAG AAACGAGCGGAAGAAATTGTGGCACGAACCGACCAGCAGGTGGCAGTAGTGATGCGACAGAAACGAAACGCATCGGTTGATCGAACGAAGCGATGGTCATGGGGGGTGGGAG ATTCACCCACTACGGGAAACCCCCAACCTGAGAATCGATTCTCACGTAGCCCTCTAGTGTTGAGCACAACACACATGGCGTTTGCGTCGGGGTTGCGATCGTACGACACTTCGCCGagtaataaacaacaat GTGCCCCCCAACCCCAACTAACGGAAGCTTCACCCGTTAGCCCAAGGTTACTCGCTCCAACCAAAGCCTCGAGGGCACGGTCGCGCACCAATGAACATGATGATTCAT tggaTAGTAAAGAGCGTCCGACATCGGCGAAGTCGGACACGAGCGCTTCATCAACAAAGTCGCATGAAACTAAGAAGAAGACGACGAGAACCCCTTCCCCTGCGATGCGTAACAAGGTGCAATCCGTTCAAAACAAATCacctgtgacatcatcaaggAGTAGAGGGGTTTCCCCCAAACCAAG CCGAACAACCCGATCGTCTTCACCAGCGTTGGAACGAACAACAAACGAACGGAAGAAGACTCCATTGAGAG AGAAACCCCACGTTGGAAAATCCACCCCGCCCACCATCAAACAAAGTTTGCGGCCTGATGTTCTCGGGAGGAAACTCAAAACTTCCCCGGTCGTGAAAAGTCCCAAGGGAATTCCCCCAG ATGGCATTgttaagaaacaaagaaataagaAAGTTGATTCGCCGATTGGACGAGGTGTCGGCAAAAAG GCTGCGAATGGAGGGGTTGGAAGTTTAAACAACGGAGAAAatgaagttttgtttgttgatgATAACGTTGAACAACCTATTGATGGGGTGGTAGGTGTTAAAGTTGATGAGGATGTTGTTGGAGCAGAAGGTGTTAAAGATGGTCAACAACATGGGGGTGTTAAAGATGATCAACAACATGGGGGTGTTAAAGATGATCAACAACATGGGGGTGTTAAAGATGATCAACAACATGGGGGTGTTAAAGATGATCAACAACATGGGGGTGTTAAAGATGATCAACAACATGGGGGTGTTAAAGATGATCAACAACATGGGG CCCGTGGAAGGAAGGCAAGATAA
- the LOC100184129 gene encoding inhibitor of growth protein 4 isoform X1, which yields MATAMYLEQYLDSLENLPFELQRNFQLMRQLDQRSEDIKVEIDGRTEGYVREAKSLSPPQRVKKIKEIQERYLKCREFADDKVQLAMQTYEMVDKHIRRLDSDLARFEADLKEKSIQDATGTSKGDCDVTIGDKKRKKKGRATSEDESKNGRKKQKTVVLVPGVIEMMTSPLAAAYQSSDVLDMPVDPNEPTYCLCHQVSYGEMIGCDNQDCPIEWFHFGCVGLQTKPKGKWFCPKCKDRDRKKK from the exons ATGGCGACCGCAATGTATTTAGAACAATATCTGGATA GTCTTGAAAATCTTCCGTTTGAACTTCAACGAAACTTCCAGTTAATGCGGCAGTTGGATCAAAGGTCAGAAGATATTAAG GTTGAGATCGATGGAAGAACGGAAGGTTACGTTCGTGAAGCGAAGTCTCTTTCGCCACCTCAGCGTGTCAAGAAAATCAAAGAAATCCAAGAGCGATATTTAAAATGTCGTGAATTCGCTGACGATAAAGTTCAACTTGCGATGCAAACTTATGAAATG gtggACAAACACATTCGAAGGTTGGATTCGGATCTAGCAAGGTTTGAAGCAGATTTGAAGGAAAAGTCGATACAAGACGCTACGGGGACATCCAAG ggtgattgtgatgtcactatcGGAGACAAGAAGCGAAAGAAAAAAGGTCGCGCGACATCGGAAGATGAGAGCAAGAACGGAcggaaaaaacaaaagacgG TTGTCCTCGTTCCAGGTGTGATAGAAATGATGACATCACCGCTCGCTGCAGCTTACCAATCATCGGACGTGCTTGATATGCCTGTGGACCCGAACGAACCAACGTATTGTTTGTGCCACCAAGTGTCGTACGGGGAGATGATCGGTTGCGACAACCAAGAT TGCCCCATCGAGTGGTTCCACTTCGGCTGCGTTGGATTACAAACAAAACCGAAAGGAAAATGGTTTTGTCCGAAATGTAAAGATCGAGAccgaaagaaaaaataa
- the LOC100184129 gene encoding inhibitor of growth protein 5 isoform X2, translating into MATAMYLEQYLDSLENLPFELQRNFQLMRQLDQRSEDIKVEIDGRTEGYVREAKSLSPPQRVKKIKEIQERYLKCREFADDKVQLAMQTYEMVDKHIRRLDSDLARFEADLKEKSIQDATGTSKGDCDVTIGDKKRKKKGRATSEDESKNGRKKQKTGVIEMMTSPLAAAYQSSDVLDMPVDPNEPTYCLCHQVSYGEMIGCDNQDCPIEWFHFGCVGLQTKPKGKWFCPKCKDRDRKKK; encoded by the exons ATGGCGACCGCAATGTATTTAGAACAATATCTGGATA GTCTTGAAAATCTTCCGTTTGAACTTCAACGAAACTTCCAGTTAATGCGGCAGTTGGATCAAAGGTCAGAAGATATTAAG GTTGAGATCGATGGAAGAACGGAAGGTTACGTTCGTGAAGCGAAGTCTCTTTCGCCACCTCAGCGTGTCAAGAAAATCAAAGAAATCCAAGAGCGATATTTAAAATGTCGTGAATTCGCTGACGATAAAGTTCAACTTGCGATGCAAACTTATGAAATG gtggACAAACACATTCGAAGGTTGGATTCGGATCTAGCAAGGTTTGAAGCAGATTTGAAGGAAAAGTCGATACAAGACGCTACGGGGACATCCAAG ggtgattgtgatgtcactatcGGAGACAAGAAGCGAAAGAAAAAAGGTCGCGCGACATCGGAAGATGAGAGCAAGAACGGAcggaaaaaacaaaagacgG GTGTGATAGAAATGATGACATCACCGCTCGCTGCAGCTTACCAATCATCGGACGTGCTTGATATGCCTGTGGACCCGAACGAACCAACGTATTGTTTGTGCCACCAAGTGTCGTACGGGGAGATGATCGGTTGCGACAACCAAGAT TGCCCCATCGAGTGGTTCCACTTCGGCTGCGTTGGATTACAAACAAAACCGAAAGGAAAATGGTTTTGTCCGAAATGTAAAGATCGAGAccgaaagaaaaaataa